One genomic region from Mastacembelus armatus chromosome 21, fMasArm1.2, whole genome shotgun sequence encodes:
- the gli2a gene encoding zinc finger protein GLI2a isoform X1, giving the protein METSAAIASEKKECKGSGLDGSSFSELPKKPSPTTLTRGAHHIFPTFHTPIPIDVRHHEGRYHYEPHPLHAMHGPPGLTGSPVISDISLIRLSPHAAAGTGESPFSPPHPYVSPHMEHYLRSVHGSPTLSMISAARGLSPAEVTHEHLKDRALFSLPPPPPGANPAEYYHLMTSASQRSPYSDLLMQSGAAAAAAAAAHLPEYISPVDVSRFSSPRLTPRLSRKRALSISPLSDASIDLQTMIRTSPNSLVAYINNSRSSSAASSSYGHLSVGGISPSFSFPHPINPVAYQQLLSQQRGLNAFGQTPPLIQPSSSSFSARQHSLTASPMSTSNNPNSEANQNASGDTAVSSTVNPLTTKRSKVKTEAEGPLPISPTSQDHSGGILDLSEDVDKDECKQEPEAIYETNCHWEGCNKEFDTQDQLVHHINNDHIHGEKKEFVCRWEECSREQKPFKAQYMLVVHMRRHTGEKPHKCTFEGCSKAYSRLENLKTHLRSHTGEKPYVCEHEGCNKAFSNASDRAKHQNRTHSNEKPYVCKIPGCTKRYTDPSSLRKHVKTVHGPEAHITKKQRSDAPPRLQPPKGNTENEANSKNGGRGIDSKIETNSTSRGVEDCLQVKSIKTENSVMYQSSPGGYSSCSSEPSPLSSANNNDSGVEMAMHSGGSFGDLSAQDECPMVDSTVHTGGQQAGIGLQLRKAAGHGDGVTIKLENIKKERLKTVRDPCPWVNSAPRPPLGQRNSMKLPPIPAVGSLLESSSVMGTLSGLYPGQRMGDLSSCEVTLLNQLNERRDSTTSTISSVYTLSRRSSGISPCYSSRRSSEASHFGANRHNNISSADSYDPISTDLSRRSSEASQCGGVSGVGGGGLPSLLNLTPAQHYRLKAKYAAAIGGAPPTPLPSMDRMSLRTRIALYSDSQEGSSQLFHQPPTGTLPRRCSDIVYGTQSLMPHEVPTNLPRRASDPVRRSTHESLSLPRVYRYNSMISMNPIIGPSPIEGHQALTMQGYTRSDGSLQRYPFAPRPPSISENIAMENMAVDGMMTVGEQSGEDDMVLPDDVVQYLKSQNSGSSGYNLAQVDYHSNNQTQGYQTGMALPGSVYSQRRVAMVDATITQSSLDKQSCQLGPSGSQQPFSTPSDNMNKNNMPVQLNEVSSGTVDTIIKLSKQQQHHPLKGNLAVVQQRYNFGSFQEQGQGLGSNQQVVPMSQNISVQGYVNHNNQRLMNITHQQLQQRQCNNVTFSEHMNPQQEFGQEAVPNSVSEKTSMRPTRNSTADPELQSYRSRTEADGYSHVNQVDQQQNYSVLSQQQYNIHNTGRGMLQPKPPTEPKSTTRQHTGSSMMQRIPMSNNLSPSRANDTSEASPKRPIGSALHSNCENPNSAMFYTGQIHMFESSSVSFDSPMSPCASQVTASNNTAAASMASPGVNQVSSSTVDSSTGGSGGTEHAQIDFDTMLDDGDHSSLMSGTLSPGLLQSLSQSSSRLTTPRNSVTLASVPAGIGNMAIGDMNSMLTALAEESKFLNMIS; this is encoded by the exons ACCTCCAGGACTAACAGGTAGTCCAGTCATCTCAGATATTTCCCTGATCCGTCTGTCACCCCATGCGGCAGCTGGGACAGGTGAGTCACCATTCAGCCCACCACATCCTTACGTCAGCCCCCACATGGAGCACTACCTGCGCTCGGTACATGGCAGCCCAACCCTCTCCATGATCTCAGCTGCTCGAGGACTGAGCCCTGCTGAAG TGACCCATGAACACTTAAAGGACCGTGCTCTGTTTAGtcttccccctcctccacctggGGCTAATCCAGCAGAGTACTACCACCTGATGACCAGCGCTAGCCAGCGAAGCCCCTACAGTGACCTGCTAATGCAGAGTGGTGCAGCTGcggcagcggctgctgctgcccaTCTGCCTGAGTACATCAGCCCTGTGGATG TGTCACGTTTTTCCAGTCCACGGTTGACGCCCCGACTGAGCAGGAAGAGGGCACTGTCCATCTCTCCACTGTCAGATGCCAGTATTGACCTGCAGACAATGATACGCACCTCACCCAACTCTCTAGTGGCCTACATCAACAACTCCCGCTCCAGCTCAGCTGCCAGCAGCTCCTATGGGCACCTTTCAGTTGGAGGGATTAG CCCCTCGTTCAGCTTCCCTCACCCCATCAATCCAGTGGCGTACCAGCAGCTGTTGTCCCAGCAGAGAGGTCTCAACGCCTTTGGCCAAACTCCTCCTCTCATTCaaccatcatcatcctctttCTCAGCCCGCCAACACTCCCTCACTGCTTCACCGATGTCCACCTCCAACAACCCCAACTCTGAAGCAAACCAG AATGCCAGTGGAgacacagcagtgagcagcaCAGTAAACCCACTGACCACCAAGAGATCAAAGGTCAAGACAGAAGCAGAAGGTCCACTGCCCATATCACCAACCTCTCAG GACCACAGTGGTGGGATCCTGGATTTGAGTGAGGATGTGGATAAAGATGAGTGCAAACAAGAGCCTGAGGCCATATATGAGACTAACTGTCACTGGGAGGGTTGCAACAAGGAGTTTGACACCCAGGACCAACTTGTTCAT caCATCAACAACGACCACATTCATGGTGAGAAAAAGGAGTTTGTTTGTCGCTGGGAGGAGTGTTCACGGGAGCAGAAGCCCTTTAAGGCTCAGTATATGTTGGTGGTCCACATGAGGCGacacacaggagagaagccGCATAAATGCACA TTTGAGGGCTGTTCAAAAGCTTACTCTCGCCTGGAGAACCTCAAGACCCACCTCAGGTCTCACACTGGAGAAAAACCGTATGTCTGTGAACATGAAGGCTGCAACAAGGCCTTCTCCAATGCCTCAGACCGGGCTAAGCACCAGAACCGCACACACTCAAATGAG AAACCATATGTGTGTAAAATCCCGGGTTGTACCAAGCGCTACACTGACCCCAGCTCACTCAGGAAGCATGTAAAGACAGTTCACGGCCCAGAAGCCCACATCACCAAGAAACAACGAAGTGACGCTCCACCGAGACTGCAGCCGCCCAAAGGCAACACTGAAAATGAGGCGAATTCCAAGAATGGTGGAAGAGGTATTGACAGTAAGATTGAGACCAACAGCACCTCAAGAGGAGTAGAAGACTGTCTACAAGTCAAATCTATCAAGACTGAGAACTCTGTG ATGTATCAGTCCAGTCCTGGTGGCTACTCATCATGCAGCAGTGAGCCATCACCTCTCAGCAGCGCCAACAACAACGACAGTGGGGTAGAGATGGCCATGCACAGTGGAGGCAGCTTTGGGGACCTCAGTGCACAGGATGAATGCCCCATGGTTGACTCCACTGTTCACACTGGGGGACAGCAGGCTGGGATTGGGCTTCAGTTGAGGAAAGCTGCAGGACATGGTGATGGGGTCACCATCAAGCTGGAGAACATCAAGAAAGAAAGGCTGAAGACAGTGAGGGACCCCTGCCCCTGGGTTAACTCTGCACCACGACCACCACTGGGCCAACGAAACAGCATGAAGCTGCCTCCCATCCCTGCAGTTG GTTCCCTCCTGGAGAGCTCCAGTGTCATGGGCACCTTAAGTGGTTTGTACCCTGGCCAGCGAATGGGCGACCTTTCATCATGTGAAGTAACACTGCTGAACCAGCTGAATGAGCGCCGTGACAGCACCACCAGCACcatcagctcagtttacacCTTGAGTCGACGGTCCTCTGGCATCTCACCCTGTTATTCCAGCCGTCGTTCCAGTGAGGCTTCCCACTTTGGTGCTAATCGCCACAACAATATCAGTTCGGCTGACTCATATGACCCAATCTCCACTGATTTGTCTCGCCGCTCCAGTGAGGCTAGCCAGTGTGGGGGTGTCAGTGGAGTAGGTGGAGGTGGTCTCCCAAGTCTCCTTAATTTGACCCCAGCTCAGCATTACCGGCTCAAGGCAAAGTATGCTGCTGCCATTGGTGGAGCTCCACCTACTCCACTCCCTAGTATGGATCGAATGAGTTTGAGGACCCGGATAGCATTGTATAGTGACTCCCAGGAAGGCTCATCACAGCTGTTTCATCAGCCACCCACTGGAACTCTGCCTCGGCGATGCAGTGACATTGTATATGGCACCCAGAGCCTGATGCCCCATGAGGTACCCACCAACCTTCCACGCCGTGCCAGTGACCCGGTGCGTCGATCCACCCATGAATCTCTCTCCCTTCCAAGGGTCTACCGCTATAACAGCATGATCAGCATGAACCCTATAATTGGACCATCACCTATAGAAGGCCACCAGGCACTAACTATGCAAGGCTACACTCGCTCTGATGGCAGCCTACAACGCTACCCATTTGCTCCCAGACCACCTAGCATTTCTGAGAACATAGCAATGGAGAACATGGCAGTAGATGGGATGATGACTGTGGGGGAGCAGAGTGGGGAGGATGATATGGTGCTTCCTGATGATGTGGTGCAGTATCTTAAGTCCCAGAATTCTGGCTCTTCAGGTTACAACTTGGCACAAGTGGACTACCATTCCAACAATCAGACTCAGGGCTACCAGACTGGCATGGCCCTACCAGGATCGGTTTATTCACAGAGGAGGGTGGCCATGGTGGATGCAACCATAACTCAATCTAGTCTGGACAAGCAATCCTGCCAGTTGGGTCCCAGTGGTTCCCAGCAGCCTTTCTCAACACCTTCAGACAACATGAACAAGAATAATATGCCAGTGCAGTTGAATGAGGTGAGTTCAGGGACTGTGGATACTATAATCAAGCtctccaaacagcagcagcaccaccctCTCAAGGGGAACCTAGCTGTTGTTCAGCAGAGGTACAATTTTGGTTCATTTCAGGAACAAGGTCAGGGCCTGGGCAGCAACCAGCAGGTTGTTCCTATGAGTCAGAATATATCTGTGCAGGGGTATGTAAACCACAACAACCAGAGACTCATGAATATCACCcaccagcagcttcagcagAGGCAATGCAACAATGTGACTTTTAGTGAACACATGAACCCTCAGCAAGAGTTTGGCCAAGAGGCAGTCCCAAATTCTGTATCTGAGAAAACTAGTATGAGACCTACCCGAAACAGTACGGCAGACCCAGAACTGCAAAGTTACAGATCAAGGACAGAGGCTGATGGGTATTCTCATGTGAACCAAGTGGATCAGCAGCAAAACTACAGTGTTCTCTCCCAGCAGCAGTACAACATACATAATACAGGCAGAGGAATGTTACAACCCAAACCTCCAACAGAGCCCAAGTCTACCACCAGACAACACACAGGGTCTAGCATGATGCAACGAATACCAATGTCAAACAATTTGAGCCCCAGTCGTGCTAATGACACCTCAGAGGCGAGCCCAAAGAGGCCCATTGGGTCTGCATTGCACAGTAACTGTGAGAATCCAAATTCTGCAATGTTCTACACAGGTCAGATTCACATGTTTGAGTCATCTTCTGTCAGCTTTGATAGCCCCATGTCCCCCTGTGCTAGCCAGGTTACTGCTAGCAataacactgcagcagccagtATGGCCTCACCAGGGGTGAACCAGGTCTCCAGCAGTACTGTGGATTCTTCCACTGGTGGATCTGGGGGCACTGAGCATGCCCAGATCGACTTTGACACAATGCTAGATGATGGAGACCACTCCAGCCTAATGTCAGGCACCTTGAGTCCAGGTCTTCTGCAAAGCCTTTCTCAGAGTTCCTCACGACTGACCACCCCTCGCAACTCAGTCACCCTGGCGTCCGTACCGGCAGGGATTGGTAATATGGCCATTGGTGACATGAACTCCATGCTCACAGCTTTGGCTGAAGAAAGCAAGTTCCTCAACATGATAAGCTGA
- the gli2a gene encoding zinc finger protein GLI2a isoform X2: MTSASQRSPYSDLLMQSGAAAAAAAAAHLPEYISPVDVSRFSSPRLTPRLSRKRALSISPLSDASIDLQTMIRTSPNSLVAYINNSRSSSAASSSYGHLSVGGISPSFSFPHPINPVAYQQLLSQQRGLNAFGQTPPLIQPSSSSFSARQHSLTASPMSTSNNPNSEANQNASGDTAVSSTVNPLTTKRSKVKTEAEGPLPISPTSQDHSGGILDLSEDVDKDECKQEPEAIYETNCHWEGCNKEFDTQDQLVHHINNDHIHGEKKEFVCRWEECSREQKPFKAQYMLVVHMRRHTGEKPHKCTFEGCSKAYSRLENLKTHLRSHTGEKPYVCEHEGCNKAFSNASDRAKHQNRTHSNEKPYVCKIPGCTKRYTDPSSLRKHVKTVHGPEAHITKKQRSDAPPRLQPPKGNTENEANSKNGGRGIDSKIETNSTSRGVEDCLQVKSIKTENSVMYQSSPGGYSSCSSEPSPLSSANNNDSGVEMAMHSGGSFGDLSAQDECPMVDSTVHTGGQQAGIGLQLRKAAGHGDGVTIKLENIKKERLKTVRDPCPWVNSAPRPPLGQRNSMKLPPIPAVGSLLESSSVMGTLSGLYPGQRMGDLSSCEVTLLNQLNERRDSTTSTISSVYTLSRRSSGISPCYSSRRSSEASHFGANRHNNISSADSYDPISTDLSRRSSEASQCGGVSGVGGGGLPSLLNLTPAQHYRLKAKYAAAIGGAPPTPLPSMDRMSLRTRIALYSDSQEGSSQLFHQPPTGTLPRRCSDIVYGTQSLMPHEVPTNLPRRASDPVRRSTHESLSLPRVYRYNSMISMNPIIGPSPIEGHQALTMQGYTRSDGSLQRYPFAPRPPSISENIAMENMAVDGMMTVGEQSGEDDMVLPDDVVQYLKSQNSGSSGYNLAQVDYHSNNQTQGYQTGMALPGSVYSQRRVAMVDATITQSSLDKQSCQLGPSGSQQPFSTPSDNMNKNNMPVQLNEVSSGTVDTIIKLSKQQQHHPLKGNLAVVQQRYNFGSFQEQGQGLGSNQQVVPMSQNISVQGYVNHNNQRLMNITHQQLQQRQCNNVTFSEHMNPQQEFGQEAVPNSVSEKTSMRPTRNSTADPELQSYRSRTEADGYSHVNQVDQQQNYSVLSQQQYNIHNTGRGMLQPKPPTEPKSTTRQHTGSSMMQRIPMSNNLSPSRANDTSEASPKRPIGSALHSNCENPNSAMFYTGQIHMFESSSVSFDSPMSPCASQVTASNNTAAASMASPGVNQVSSSTVDSSTGGSGGTEHAQIDFDTMLDDGDHSSLMSGTLSPGLLQSLSQSSSRLTTPRNSVTLASVPAGIGNMAIGDMNSMLTALAEESKFLNMIS, encoded by the exons ATGACCAGCGCTAGCCAGCGAAGCCCCTACAGTGACCTGCTAATGCAGAGTGGTGCAGCTGcggcagcggctgctgctgcccaTCTGCCTGAGTACATCAGCCCTGTGGATG TGTCACGTTTTTCCAGTCCACGGTTGACGCCCCGACTGAGCAGGAAGAGGGCACTGTCCATCTCTCCACTGTCAGATGCCAGTATTGACCTGCAGACAATGATACGCACCTCACCCAACTCTCTAGTGGCCTACATCAACAACTCCCGCTCCAGCTCAGCTGCCAGCAGCTCCTATGGGCACCTTTCAGTTGGAGGGATTAG CCCCTCGTTCAGCTTCCCTCACCCCATCAATCCAGTGGCGTACCAGCAGCTGTTGTCCCAGCAGAGAGGTCTCAACGCCTTTGGCCAAACTCCTCCTCTCATTCaaccatcatcatcctctttCTCAGCCCGCCAACACTCCCTCACTGCTTCACCGATGTCCACCTCCAACAACCCCAACTCTGAAGCAAACCAG AATGCCAGTGGAgacacagcagtgagcagcaCAGTAAACCCACTGACCACCAAGAGATCAAAGGTCAAGACAGAAGCAGAAGGTCCACTGCCCATATCACCAACCTCTCAG GACCACAGTGGTGGGATCCTGGATTTGAGTGAGGATGTGGATAAAGATGAGTGCAAACAAGAGCCTGAGGCCATATATGAGACTAACTGTCACTGGGAGGGTTGCAACAAGGAGTTTGACACCCAGGACCAACTTGTTCAT caCATCAACAACGACCACATTCATGGTGAGAAAAAGGAGTTTGTTTGTCGCTGGGAGGAGTGTTCACGGGAGCAGAAGCCCTTTAAGGCTCAGTATATGTTGGTGGTCCACATGAGGCGacacacaggagagaagccGCATAAATGCACA TTTGAGGGCTGTTCAAAAGCTTACTCTCGCCTGGAGAACCTCAAGACCCACCTCAGGTCTCACACTGGAGAAAAACCGTATGTCTGTGAACATGAAGGCTGCAACAAGGCCTTCTCCAATGCCTCAGACCGGGCTAAGCACCAGAACCGCACACACTCAAATGAG AAACCATATGTGTGTAAAATCCCGGGTTGTACCAAGCGCTACACTGACCCCAGCTCACTCAGGAAGCATGTAAAGACAGTTCACGGCCCAGAAGCCCACATCACCAAGAAACAACGAAGTGACGCTCCACCGAGACTGCAGCCGCCCAAAGGCAACACTGAAAATGAGGCGAATTCCAAGAATGGTGGAAGAGGTATTGACAGTAAGATTGAGACCAACAGCACCTCAAGAGGAGTAGAAGACTGTCTACAAGTCAAATCTATCAAGACTGAGAACTCTGTG ATGTATCAGTCCAGTCCTGGTGGCTACTCATCATGCAGCAGTGAGCCATCACCTCTCAGCAGCGCCAACAACAACGACAGTGGGGTAGAGATGGCCATGCACAGTGGAGGCAGCTTTGGGGACCTCAGTGCACAGGATGAATGCCCCATGGTTGACTCCACTGTTCACACTGGGGGACAGCAGGCTGGGATTGGGCTTCAGTTGAGGAAAGCTGCAGGACATGGTGATGGGGTCACCATCAAGCTGGAGAACATCAAGAAAGAAAGGCTGAAGACAGTGAGGGACCCCTGCCCCTGGGTTAACTCTGCACCACGACCACCACTGGGCCAACGAAACAGCATGAAGCTGCCTCCCATCCCTGCAGTTG GTTCCCTCCTGGAGAGCTCCAGTGTCATGGGCACCTTAAGTGGTTTGTACCCTGGCCAGCGAATGGGCGACCTTTCATCATGTGAAGTAACACTGCTGAACCAGCTGAATGAGCGCCGTGACAGCACCACCAGCACcatcagctcagtttacacCTTGAGTCGACGGTCCTCTGGCATCTCACCCTGTTATTCCAGCCGTCGTTCCAGTGAGGCTTCCCACTTTGGTGCTAATCGCCACAACAATATCAGTTCGGCTGACTCATATGACCCAATCTCCACTGATTTGTCTCGCCGCTCCAGTGAGGCTAGCCAGTGTGGGGGTGTCAGTGGAGTAGGTGGAGGTGGTCTCCCAAGTCTCCTTAATTTGACCCCAGCTCAGCATTACCGGCTCAAGGCAAAGTATGCTGCTGCCATTGGTGGAGCTCCACCTACTCCACTCCCTAGTATGGATCGAATGAGTTTGAGGACCCGGATAGCATTGTATAGTGACTCCCAGGAAGGCTCATCACAGCTGTTTCATCAGCCACCCACTGGAACTCTGCCTCGGCGATGCAGTGACATTGTATATGGCACCCAGAGCCTGATGCCCCATGAGGTACCCACCAACCTTCCACGCCGTGCCAGTGACCCGGTGCGTCGATCCACCCATGAATCTCTCTCCCTTCCAAGGGTCTACCGCTATAACAGCATGATCAGCATGAACCCTATAATTGGACCATCACCTATAGAAGGCCACCAGGCACTAACTATGCAAGGCTACACTCGCTCTGATGGCAGCCTACAACGCTACCCATTTGCTCCCAGACCACCTAGCATTTCTGAGAACATAGCAATGGAGAACATGGCAGTAGATGGGATGATGACTGTGGGGGAGCAGAGTGGGGAGGATGATATGGTGCTTCCTGATGATGTGGTGCAGTATCTTAAGTCCCAGAATTCTGGCTCTTCAGGTTACAACTTGGCACAAGTGGACTACCATTCCAACAATCAGACTCAGGGCTACCAGACTGGCATGGCCCTACCAGGATCGGTTTATTCACAGAGGAGGGTGGCCATGGTGGATGCAACCATAACTCAATCTAGTCTGGACAAGCAATCCTGCCAGTTGGGTCCCAGTGGTTCCCAGCAGCCTTTCTCAACACCTTCAGACAACATGAACAAGAATAATATGCCAGTGCAGTTGAATGAGGTGAGTTCAGGGACTGTGGATACTATAATCAAGCtctccaaacagcagcagcaccaccctCTCAAGGGGAACCTAGCTGTTGTTCAGCAGAGGTACAATTTTGGTTCATTTCAGGAACAAGGTCAGGGCCTGGGCAGCAACCAGCAGGTTGTTCCTATGAGTCAGAATATATCTGTGCAGGGGTATGTAAACCACAACAACCAGAGACTCATGAATATCACCcaccagcagcttcagcagAGGCAATGCAACAATGTGACTTTTAGTGAACACATGAACCCTCAGCAAGAGTTTGGCCAAGAGGCAGTCCCAAATTCTGTATCTGAGAAAACTAGTATGAGACCTACCCGAAACAGTACGGCAGACCCAGAACTGCAAAGTTACAGATCAAGGACAGAGGCTGATGGGTATTCTCATGTGAACCAAGTGGATCAGCAGCAAAACTACAGTGTTCTCTCCCAGCAGCAGTACAACATACATAATACAGGCAGAGGAATGTTACAACCCAAACCTCCAACAGAGCCCAAGTCTACCACCAGACAACACACAGGGTCTAGCATGATGCAACGAATACCAATGTCAAACAATTTGAGCCCCAGTCGTGCTAATGACACCTCAGAGGCGAGCCCAAAGAGGCCCATTGGGTCTGCATTGCACAGTAACTGTGAGAATCCAAATTCTGCAATGTTCTACACAGGTCAGATTCACATGTTTGAGTCATCTTCTGTCAGCTTTGATAGCCCCATGTCCCCCTGTGCTAGCCAGGTTACTGCTAGCAataacactgcagcagccagtATGGCCTCACCAGGGGTGAACCAGGTCTCCAGCAGTACTGTGGATTCTTCCACTGGTGGATCTGGGGGCACTGAGCATGCCCAGATCGACTTTGACACAATGCTAGATGATGGAGACCACTCCAGCCTAATGTCAGGCACCTTGAGTCCAGGTCTTCTGCAAAGCCTTTCTCAGAGTTCCTCACGACTGACCACCCCTCGCAACTCAGTCACCCTGGCGTCCGTACCGGCAGGGATTGGTAATATGGCCATTGGTGACATGAACTCCATGCTCACAGCTTTGGCTGAAGAAAGCAAGTTCCTCAACATGATAAGCTGA